A region of the Deltaproteobacteria bacterium genome:
TCATGGCCACGCATCAGATTTCTTTCGTTCAGGCAATGGCCCAGGAGGTCCTGTTCATGGAGCGCGGCGAGGTCATTGAGCGCGGTCGGCCGACGGACCTTCTTTGCCCGGGTGCCGGAACCAGGACCCAGGCCTTTTGCGACAAGCTGAGCGAATTGGCCGAGGAAGGATAGAATGGGAGAAGGGTTTTTCTGGTCCGAATTGGTGCCGGCCCTGAACACCGGGCTGTGGATGAGTGTCCGACTCATCGTGCCCTCGGCCGTCATGGGTCTGGTCCTGGGAGTCGTGGTCGGGGCTCTTCGAGCCTACGCCATGGCCCCCGTGCAACGACTGGCCAATGCGTATACGGCCCTGTTCAGGGGGACACCGCTGGTGGTCCAGTTATTCGTCCTCTACTTCGGGCTGCCCAACGTCGGGATCTTCCTCGATCCGTACCCGGCGGCGGTCCTGGGATTCACTTTGTGCAGTGCGGCTTACCACTCGGAGTACATCAGGGGGGCACTGCTTTCCATTCGCAAGGGTCAGACTTTGGCCGCCCAGGCTCTGGGCTTCGGCACCTTTGGCACGGTGTTCTGGATCATTATTCCCCAGGCCATGCGCCGGGCCTTGCCCGGGTGCGGCAACGAAATCATCTACCTCATCAAGTACTCGTCCCTGGCCTATATCATCACCTGCATCGAGTTGACCGGAACGGGCAAGATGATCGCCTCGCGATCGTTTCGCTTCACAGAGGTCTTTCTGGTGGTGGGCTTTTACTAT
Encoded here:
- a CDS encoding amino acid ABC transporter permease → MGEGFFWSELVPALNTGLWMSVRLIVPSAVMGLVLGVVVGALRAYAMAPVQRLANAYTALFRGTPLVVQLFVLYFGLPNVGIFLDPYPAAVLGFTLCSAAYHSEYIRGALLSIRKGQTLAAQALGFGTFGTVFWIIIPQAMRRALPGCGNEIIYLIKYSSLAYIITCIELTGTGKMIASRSFRFTEVFLVVGFYYLLLVTLATFILSTIEKKTAIPGFGQGR